Proteins found in one Candidatus Woesearchaeota archaeon genomic segment:
- the pcn gene encoding proliferating cell nuclear antigen (pcna) gives MKFTLAEPKLLKESIAIISELVTETRLHATKDMLQIIAMDPANVAMVIFKMPSSSFVEYKLEEDTTIAINMASLKQILRRAKPKDVLSIETTENKLKLTLKEKNTRTFELPLIDIDEKDQKIPKLSAKATITMKSTIFNDAIEDVDIVSESVTLIAQKDKLSISASGDLTKAEVEINPNDDVKIQIDEEEPQRSKYSVEYLKKMMQGSKLSETVTIKFSKDYPITIEYKEIDKLELSFILAPRVDND, from the coding sequence ATGAAATTCACACTCGCAGAACCAAAACTACTAAAAGAAAGTATTGCAATCATATCAGAATTAGTAACTGAAACCAGACTGCATGCAACTAAAGACATGCTACAAATAATAGCAATGGACCCTGCAAACGTAGCAATGGTAATCTTCAAAATGCCATCAAGCTCATTTGTAGAATACAAGCTAGAAGAAGACACAACAATCGCAATAAACATGGCAAGCTTAAAACAAATACTAAGAAGAGCAAAACCAAAAGACGTGCTAAGCATAGAAACAACAGAAAATAAACTAAAATTAACACTAAAAGAAAAAAACACAAGAACCTTTGAATTACCACTAATAGACATAGACGAAAAAGATCAAAAAATACCAAAACTAAGTGCAAAGGCAACTATAACAATGAAAAGCACGATATTTAATGATGCAATAGAAGACGTAGACATAGTATCAGAATCAGTAACTCTAATAGCACAAAAAGACAAACTATCAATATCCGCGTCAGGAGACCTAACAAAAGCAGAAGTAGAAATAAATCCTAATGATGATGTAAAAATACAAATAGACGAAGAAGAACCACAAAGAAGCAAATACTCTGTAGAATACTTAAAAAAAATGATGCAAGGATCAAAACTATCAGAAACAGTAACCATAAAATTCTCAAAAGATTATCCAATAACAATAGAATACAAAGAAATAGACAAACTAGAACTAAGCTTTATACTAGCACCTAGAGTTGACAATGATTAA
- a CDS encoding winged helix-turn-helix domain-containing protein, whose product MDDNNNTRYNNMANKKTKKDSFYQMAKKVLNTEKKPMHYADITREILKTKESKGKSPERTVMAVIIRDSHDVFMKMGDGVFGLTKLKELYSAESSKV is encoded by the coding sequence ATGGATGACAATAATAACACGAGGTATAATAATATGGCAAACAAAAAAACAAAGAAAGATTCTTTTTACCAAATGGCTAAGAAAGTACTCAATACAGAAAAGAAACCTATGCACTATGCAGACATTACAAGGGAGATCTTAAAGACAAAAGAAAGTAAAGGTAAGAGTCCTGAAAGAACTGTAATGGCTGTAATCATTAGAGATTCTCATGATGTGTTTATGAAAATGGGTGATGGTGTTTTTGGACTTACTAAATTAAAAGAACTTTATTCCGCTGAAAGTTCAAAGGTTTAA
- a CDS encoding CRISPR locus-related DNA-binding protein encodes MTKILIATLYVFEPVIASATKMSADRLILLIDKKPDKKQVESLEILKKSLGSVMEITTVETEVYDIVEVAKETVKIIDLLSDKDEIYVDITAGRKTKALGLLFGAYARTDRVKKIMYVKEEDKSIVSLPKLSYAITPGQYKIVHYLHKNSIVSMIDLAKEIDISRAMLYKHIKELKDMDVIENTKEGLQLTDYGRIVVL; translated from the coding sequence ATGACAAAGATACTCATTGCTACGCTCTATGTATTTGAACCTGTAATAGCTTCTGCAACGAAAATGAGTGCTGACAGACTCATTCTACTTATTGATAAGAAACCCGATAAGAAGCAAGTAGAATCGCTAGAAATACTAAAGAAATCACTTGGTTCAGTCATGGAAATAACTACTGTTGAGACTGAAGTGTATGACATTGTTGAAGTAGCAAAAGAGACTGTTAAGATAATTGATCTTCTTTCTGATAAAGATGAAATCTATGTTGATATAACTGCTGGTCGTAAGACTAAAGCTTTAGGATTATTATTTGGTGCATATGCTCGAACTGACAGAGTAAAAAAGATAATGTATGTAAAAGAAGAGGATAAGTCCATTGTAAGTCTCCCTAAATTATCTTATGCTATTACTCCAGGACAATATAAAATAGTTCATTATTTGCACAAGAATTCTATTGTTTCAATGATTGACCTTGCAAAGGAGATAGATATAAGCCGAGCCATGCTCTACAAACATATCAAAGAACTTAAGGATATGGATGTTATTGAGAACACTAAAGAAGGTCTCCAATTGACTGATTATGGGAGGATAGTGGTGCTTTAA
- a CDS encoding phage antirepressor protein: MDKENKIVVFQDKKIRRTWFNDEWWFSILDIIGVLTNQSDYQKVRNYWKWLKNKLKEEGSELVSDTNQLKLEAADGKKYKTDVANTEQIFRLIQSIPSPKAEPFKQWLAKVGYERIQEIENPELAQDRAKEYYELKGYPKDWIDKRLRGIAVRQALTEEWSNRGIEEKREYAILTNEISKATFGVGIKDHKKVKGLDPKFKNQNLRDHMTDLELIFNMLGEASTTEIAKKKDAQGFVENKLAAKEGGKIAGDARKNLELKTGDKVVSEKNYLDLKKKRKELK; encoded by the coding sequence ATGGATAAAGAAAACAAGATTGTAGTATTCCAGGATAAAAAGATTAGAAGAACTTGGTTTAATGATGAATGGTGGTTTTCTATACTTGATATTATAGGTGTTCTAACTAATCAATCTGATTATCAAAAGGTTCGTAATTACTGGAAATGGCTTAAAAATAAGCTAAAGGAAGAAGGAAGCGAGTTGGTTAGTGATACTAACCAACTGAAATTAGAAGCAGCAGATGGGAAAAAGTACAAAACTGATGTTGCTAATACTGAGCAAATATTTAGGTTGATCCAGTCAATCCCTTCTCCAAAAGCTGAACCTTTCAAACAGTGGCTTGCAAAAGTAGGTTATGAAAGAATTCAAGAAATAGAGAATCCTGAACTTGCTCAAGATAGAGCTAAAGAGTATTATGAACTTAAAGGATATCCTAAAGATTGGATTGACAAAAGACTTCGAGGGATTGCAGTTCGTCAAGCATTGACTGAAGAATGGAGCAACAGAGGAATTGAAGAAAAAAGAGAATATGCCATCCTTACTAATGAAATATCTAAAGCAACTTTTGGTGTTGGAATTAAAGATCATAAGAAAGTCAAAGGTCTTGATCCAAAATTCAAGAATCAGAACCTTCGTGATCATATGACTGATCTTGAGCTTATCTTTAACATGCTTGGAGAAGCATCAACTACTGAGATTGCAAAGAAGAAAGATGCTCAAGGTTTTGTAGAAAATAAACTTGCAGCTAAAGAAGGTGGAAAGATAGCTGGAGATGCAAGAAAGAATCTTGAACTAAAGACAGGAGATAAAGTAGTTAGTGAAAAGAACTATCTTGATCTAAAGAAGAAGAGGAAAGAGTTGAAATGA
- a CDS encoding PD-(D/E)XK nuclease family protein has product MTCYSHSRISTFEQCKYKYKLQYIDKVKVDVPTTVECFMGDLVHRSLEKLYNDLKFEKQNSKEDLISFFNDLWSKEWTDEILIVKEELSSENYRLMGEKYISMYYDHYQPFNQMTVLGLETQDRMTLSDGNQYHVRIDKLACVRDTYYVCDYKTNSRMKDQEEADEDRQLAMYSIWVKDKYKDAKKVVLLWHMLAFDKEAISSRTDEQLEKLHSEVVSQIKDIESCTEYPTNVTALCNYCVYKSMCPSFKHEAELEFKSAEEFTDDFGVQLVNDYAEADFTEKEAKKKKEELKIKLIEFAKQKEVDVVYGSNKKASVKSYDKVVYPEDKAEFIKLIKDKGLYDEISMISYPRLNSLILKKQVDQEVIDKTSTETDYRISLSKKRTEGEE; this is encoded by the coding sequence ATGACTTGCTATTCCCACTCTCGGATTTCAACTTTTGAACAATGTAAATACAAGTACAAACTCCAATATATTGATAAGGTCAAAGTAGATGTTCCGACAACTGTTGAATGCTTTATGGGAGATCTTGTTCATCGTAGTTTGGAGAAGTTGTATAATGATCTGAAGTTTGAGAAACAGAACAGTAAAGAAGATCTAATCTCTTTTTTTAATGATCTTTGGTCTAAAGAGTGGACTGATGAAATCCTAATTGTTAAGGAGGAGTTGAGTTCAGAGAATTATCGTTTGATGGGAGAGAAGTATATCTCTATGTATTATGATCATTATCAACCTTTTAATCAAATGACTGTTCTTGGTTTAGAGACTCAAGACAGAATGACTTTATCTGATGGAAACCAGTATCATGTAAGAATAGATAAGTTGGCTTGTGTGAGAGATACCTATTATGTCTGTGACTATAAAACTAATTCACGAATGAAAGATCAAGAAGAAGCAGACGAAGATAGACAACTTGCAATGTATTCAATCTGGGTAAAAGATAAATACAAAGATGCAAAGAAAGTGGTTTTGCTTTGGCATATGCTTGCTTTTGATAAAGAAGCTATTTCTTCAAGGACTGACGAACAGTTGGAGAAATTACATTCCGAAGTTGTTTCTCAAATTAAAGATATTGAATCCTGTACTGAGTATCCTACTAATGTGACTGCACTATGCAATTATTGCGTGTATAAATCAATGTGTCCTTCTTTTAAGCATGAAGCAGAACTTGAGTTTAAATCTGCTGAAGAATTTACTGATGACTTCGGTGTGCAATTGGTTAATGATTATGCTGAAGCGGACTTTACTGAGAAAGAAGCTAAAAAGAAAAAAGAAGAATTGAAGATTAAGCTTATTGAGTTTGCAAAACAGAAAGAAGTTGATGTAGTCTATGGTTCTAATAAGAAAGCATCTGTTAAATCATATGACAAAGTTGTTTATCCAGAAGACAAAGCAGAGTTTATAAAACTCATAAAAGATAAAGGATTATATGATGAAATCAGCATGATTTCGTATCCTAGATTAAACTCACTTATCCTAAAAAAACAAGTTGATCAGGAAGTAATTGACAAGACTTCAACTGAAACTGATTATAGGATTTCACTATCTAAGAAGAGAACTGAGGGGGAAGAATAA
- a CDS encoding virulence RhuM family protein — protein MARNTDNNKIVIYETEKGLPNIAVKIEDETVWLTQAQLADLFRTTRPNITMHIRNLFDEGELDENSVCKDFLHTANDGKKYKTKHYNLDLIISLGYRIKSKIATKFRQWATARLHEFIVKGFTMDDERLKKLGGGNYWKELLDRIKDIRSSEKVLYRQVLDLYATSTDYDPKSAESIDFFKVVQNKLHYASHGNTAPETIYNRADAEKEFMGLTSFKGDFPIKSDVVIAKNYLSKKELKVLNNIVSAFFDLAEVKAMNQEPMHMKDWIIQLDRLIQTFDKDVLTDAGKITHKKAVEKAEKEYKKYQVKTLSPVEKAYLESIKDVQKKVKKSVNKGANKNE, from the coding sequence ATGGCACGGAATACAGATAATAATAAAATTGTCATCTATGAAACTGAAAAAGGGTTACCTAATATTGCAGTAAAGATCGAAGATGAAACTGTATGGCTCACACAAGCCCAATTAGCTGATCTTTTTAGAACAACTAGACCTAATATAACAATGCATATTAGAAATCTTTTTGATGAAGGTGAATTGGATGAAAATTCAGTATGTAAGGATTTCTTACATACTGCTAATGATGGAAAAAAGTATAAAACTAAGCATTACAATCTTGATCTTATTATTTCTTTAGGTTACAGAATTAAATCTAAAATTGCAACTAAATTTCGTCAATGGGCAACAGCAAGATTGCATGAATTCATAGTAAAAGGTTTTACTATGGATGATGAGCGTCTAAAAAAGCTTGGTGGAGGTAATTATTGGAAAGAATTACTTGACCGTATCAAAGATATTCGTTCAAGTGAGAAAGTATTATATCGCCAAGTTCTTGACTTATATGCAACAAGCACAGATTATGATCCAAAATCAGCAGAATCAATTGATTTCTTTAAAGTTGTGCAAAATAAACTTCACTATGCAAGTCATGGAAATACTGCTCCTGAGACAATCTATAATCGTGCAGATGCAGAAAAAGAATTTATGGGTTTGACTTCTTTTAAAGGAGACTTTCCTATCAAATCTGATGTGGTTATTGCAAAGAACTACCTTTCAAAAAAAGAATTGAAAGTGCTTAATAATATAGTATCTGCATTCTTTGATCTGGCAGAAGTCAAAGCAATGAATCAAGAACCAATGCATATGAAAGATTGGATTATACAATTAGATCGTCTAATTCAGACATTTGACAAAGACGTCTTAACTGATGCAGGGAAGATCACTCATAAGAAAGCAGTGGAAAAAGCAGAAAAAGAATACAAAAAATACCAAGTAAAAACATTATCCCCAGTTGAAAAAGCATATCTAGAAAGCATAAAAGACGTTCAGAAGAAAGTCAAGAAAAGTGTAAATAAAGGAGCAAATAAAAATGAATGA